One genomic window of Coffea eugenioides isolate CCC68of chromosome 1, Ceug_1.0, whole genome shotgun sequence includes the following:
- the LOC113762225 gene encoding protein NETWORKED 4A isoform X2, translated as MAATLVKQNKLKKTVSKKSHSWWWDSHVSPKNSRWLQENLEEMDQNIKRMLKLIEHDADSFAKKAEMYYQKRPELINLVEEFYRMYRSLAERYDHVTGELRKSIPSDLQSQGSGISDISSEPPSTLPSPDRRPSRRKSGTRAAGFEFFLGPGGNGTDMSNKEGDESSTLDSDSESDDSSVNNYTATHGSDDDQGLRKRIIELEVELRDAKEKFLMLQEEISEGSHRGTKNENSEILLARLAGYEEELRKAREKIRLSEEQINMLKDELQKYKTMEFTNSVHGKDVSVLEDAVVVEDGSKVHKQELTDLQEPNGDSETVHSEDKIHNLKKELKITKEKLLDSEKEVARLSLELQNNGSAIHGLQDQLGSAQKDISTWKTKLEKERREVLKLQDRIVRYKSNVSDRDQEIRRLRETISNANESLSEENSQLRTEITRMVKEKTYLEDNLKEMDLRCQSLEEDVRRIKVGKAEMEAMLGAEIDELSVGILEKSSHIEELNRSLDTFKLNYETLRAEKDALDAKIVMYVAEISSKDIRFDEMNKHLHQSHVQHVELIARADVARKQAEELQLRIKELEREVGRQRELILEGAEEKREAIRQLCFSLEHYRNGYHMLRQAVIGHKRLPVMAS; from the exons ATGGCAGCCACCTTG GTCAAGCAGAATAAGTTGAAGAAGACTGTGTCAAAAAAATCACATTCCTGGTGGTGGGATAGCCACGTCAGTCCTAAAAACTCTAGGTGGCTTCAAGAAAATCTCGAAG AGATGGATCAGAATATCAAACGGATGCTGAAACTCATTGAACATGATGCGGATTCGTTTGCTAAAAAGGCCGAAATGTATTACCAGAAGAGGCCAGAACTTATTAATCTCGTTGAGGAGTTCTACCGAATGTACAGGTCATTGGCAGAGCGTTATGATCATGTTACTGGAGAGCTTCGGAAAAGCATTCCCTCGGATCTCCAATCGCAGGGCTCCGGCATCTCAGATATAAGTTCTGAACCACCTTCCACTTTGCCATCTCCTGATCGACGGCCCAGCCGACGAAAATCTGGTACTCGTGCTGCTGGATTTGAGTTTTTTCTTGGGCCTGGTGGAAATGGCACAGACATGTCCAACAAAGAAGGAGATGAATCATCAACCCTGGATTCTGACTCAGAATCAGATGATTCTTCTGTAAACAATTACACAGCAACACACGGTAGTGATGATGACCAAGGTTTGCGTAAGAGGATTATTGAATTGGAGGTAGAGCTCCGTGATGCAAAAGAGAAGTTTTTAATGCTACAGGAGGAGATTTCCGAAGGCTCCCACCGAGGAACCAAAAATGAAAACTCTGAAATTTTGCTGGCTAGACTAGCAGGATATGAGGAAGAGTTGAGGAAAGCAAGGGAGAAGATTAGACTATCTGAGGAACAGATTAACATGTTGAAAGATGAGCTCCAAAAGTACAAGACGATGGAATTCACCAACAGTGTGCATGGTAAGGATGTCTCTGTGCTAGAAGATGCAGTGGTTGTGGAAGACGGTTCCAAGGTGCACAAACAAGAGCTGACAGACCTTCAAGAACCCAATGGTGATTCGGAAACAGTGCACTCAGAAGACAAAATCCACAACCTCAAGAAAGAGTTAAAAATTACGAAAGAGAAGCTTCTTGATTCCGAGAAGGAAGTTGCACGCTTAAGCTTGGAACTTCAGAATAATGGATCGGCTATCCATGGCTTGCAGGATCAGCTAGGATCAGCACAAAAAGATATTTCTACTTGGAAAACCAAACTTGAAAAAGAGAGAAGGGAGGTCTTGAAGCTGCAGGACCGAATTGTGAGGTATAAATCCAATGTATCAGATCGTGATCAAGAAATCAGGAGATTAAGGGAAACAATTTCCAATGCTAACGAGAGCTTATCAGAGGAGAACTCTCAGCTTCGAACTGAAATTACTCGAATGGTGAAGGAAAAGACGTATCTGGAGGATAATCTGAAAGAAATGGATTTACGCTGCCAATCTTTGGAAGAGGATGTCAGACGGATCAAGGTGGGGAAAGCAGAGATGGAAGCTATGCTTGGGGCTGAAATCGACGAATTGAGCGTAGGCATTCTCGAGAAGAGCAGTCACATTGAAGAACTGAATAGAAGTCTTGATACATTTAAGTTGAACTATGAAACATTGAGGGCAGAGAAGGATGCACTTGATGCAAAAATTGTTATGTATGTTGCagaaattagttccaaagaCATCCGCTTTGATGAAATGAACAAGCATTTGCACCAATCGCATGTGCAGCATGTTGAGTTGATTGCTCGAGCTGATGTAGCGCGTAAACAGGCGGAAGAGCTGCAATTAAGAATTAAAGAACTGGAGAGAGAGGTGGGGAGGCAGCGAGAATTAATTTTGGAAGGAGcagaagagaaaagagaggcTATAAGGCAGCTATGCTTCTCACTTGAGCATTATAGGAACGGCTACCATATGCTACGGCAGGCTGTCATAGGGCACAAGCGACTTCCAGTGATGGCATCCTAA
- the LOC113762243 gene encoding ATP-dependent RNA helicase DBP2-like — MSYVPPHLRNSTTDTAATTVTTLDTNHFHSYSNLSSETNNSSNNYLNSARRSTVNYTSPRTVSAPDIVFPNWKPSERVLRLTPEQIDEVRLRLNLDVIVAPDSPPAPAPIESFTDMCLHSSIMMDISFHGYTTPTPIQAQAMPVALSGRDLLGCAETGSGKTAAFSIPMIQHCLAQPPVRRGDGPLALVLAPTRELAQQIEKEVKAFSKSLDSFRTAIVVGGTNIGDQRSELRLGVDVVVATPGRFIDHLQQGNTSLSRISFIVLDEADRMLDMGFEPQMREVMQNLPQKHQTLLFSATMPVEIEMLAQEYLTNPVQVKVGKVSCPTANVLQSLEKVPENEKIDRLLGMLVEEAARAERFGHPFPLTIVFVERKTRCDEVAEALIAQGLKAVVLHGGRSQSERELSLHDFRHSATNILVATDVASRGLDVSGVAHVVNLDLPKTMEDYVHRIGRTGRAGSSGRATSFYTDRDMYLVAQIKKAIVDVESGNTVSYATGKVARRMEKEAAAAHKEARIALSKVSLLGTAPLNVEDKYKHMIFPAMARKEGAADDAWDD; from the exons ATGTCGTATGTGCCTCCTCACCTGAGAAACTCAACCACTGATACCGCCGCCACCACGGTCACCACTCTAGACACCAATCACTTCCATTCTTACTCCAACCTCAGCTCCGAGACGAACAACAGCAGCAATAACTATCTCAATTCAGCTCGCCGGAGCACCGTCAATTACACCTCTCCGAGGACTGTTTCGGCTCCCGACATTGTCTTCCCCAATTGGAAACCTTCCGAACGCGTTCTCCGTCTTACACCCGAGCAG ATAGATGAGGTTCGTTTAAGACTTAATCTTGATGTTATAGTAGCCCCAGACTCGCCTCCTGCGCCAGCGCCTATTGAATCATTTACTGACATG TGTTTGCATTCTAGCATTATGATGGATATATCTTTTCATGGATACACAACTCCAACACCCATCCAGGCTCAGGCCATGCCAGTTGCTCTCAGTGGAAGGGATCTTTTAGGTTGTGCAGAAACTGGCAGTGGCAAAACTGCTGCATTCTCGATACCTATGATACAG CATTGCTTGGCTCAGCCTCCAGTCAGACGTGGTGATGGACCTTTGGCGTTGGTACTGGCTCCTACAAGAGAGCTAGCTCAACAAATAGAGAAAGAG GTTAAGGCTTTCAGTAAATCATTGGATTCTTTTAGAACTGCAATTGTGGTGGGCGGAACAAATATTGGTGATCAG AGATCTGAGCTACGCCTAGGGGTGGATGTAGTGGTTGCAACTCCTGGAAGATTTATTGATCATTTGCAGCAAGGAAATACTTCCCTCTCCAGGATCTCATTTATTGTTCTGGATGAGGCTGATAGAATGCTGGATATGGGATTTGAACCACAGATGAGAGAG GTGATGCAGAATCTTCCTCAAAAACATCAAACTTTATTGTTTAGTGCAACCATGCCAGTGGAGATTGAAATGCTAGCACAG gAGTATTTGACGAATCCAGTGCAAGTAAAGGTAGGCAAAGTGAGTTGCCCAACTGCAAATGTATTGCAGAGTTTGGAAAAGGTGCCTGAAAATGAGAAg ATAGATCGGCTTTTAGGAATGCTCGTGGAGGAAGCTGCTAGGGCTGAAAGATTTGGCCATCCCTTTCCTTTGACAATTGTCTTTGTGGAACGCAAG ACTAGGTGTGATGAAGTTGCAGAAGCATTGATAGCTCAAGGTTTAAAAGCGGTTGTTCTACATGGTGGTCGCAGTCAAAGCGAAAGAGAATTGTCCCTTCATGATTTTAGGCACAGTGCTACTAATATCTTG GTTGCTACTGATGTTGCATCTCGTGGATTAGATGTCAGTGGAGTGGCTCATGTAGTGAATCTAGATCTTCCAAAG ACCATGGAAGATTATGTACACCGGATAGGAAGGACAGGTCGTGCTGGATCATCAGGCAGGGCAACATCATTCTATACTGACCGAGACATG TATCTGGTTGCACAAATAAAGAAAGCAATTGTAGATGTTGAATCTGGCAATACAGTCAGTTATGCTACTGGGAAG GTTGCTCGGAGGATGGAGAAGGAAGCTGCAGCTGCTCATAAGGAAGCGAGGATTGCACTCTCCAAGGTCTCCTTACTGGGCACTGCACCTTTGAACGTGGAGGATAAGTACAAGCACATGATCTTCCCTGCAATGGCAAGAAAAGAGGGTGCAGCAGACGATGCTTGGGACGATTAA
- the LOC113762225 gene encoding protein NETWORKED 4A isoform X1, whose translation MLSQIAGKSLCSDQGVLHEFCSISTMAATLVKQNKLKKTVSKKSHSWWWDSHVSPKNSRWLQENLEEMDQNIKRMLKLIEHDADSFAKKAEMYYQKRPELINLVEEFYRMYRSLAERYDHVTGELRKSIPSDLQSQGSGISDISSEPPSTLPSPDRRPSRRKSGTRAAGFEFFLGPGGNGTDMSNKEGDESSTLDSDSESDDSSVNNYTATHGSDDDQGLRKRIIELEVELRDAKEKFLMLQEEISEGSHRGTKNENSEILLARLAGYEEELRKAREKIRLSEEQINMLKDELQKYKTMEFTNSVHGKDVSVLEDAVVVEDGSKVHKQELTDLQEPNGDSETVHSEDKIHNLKKELKITKEKLLDSEKEVARLSLELQNNGSAIHGLQDQLGSAQKDISTWKTKLEKERREVLKLQDRIVRYKSNVSDRDQEIRRLRETISNANESLSEENSQLRTEITRMVKEKTYLEDNLKEMDLRCQSLEEDVRRIKVGKAEMEAMLGAEIDELSVGILEKSSHIEELNRSLDTFKLNYETLRAEKDALDAKIVMYVAEISSKDIRFDEMNKHLHQSHVQHVELIARADVARKQAEELQLRIKELEREVGRQRELILEGAEEKREAIRQLCFSLEHYRNGYHMLRQAVIGHKRLPVMAS comes from the exons ATGCTGAGCCAAATTGCAGGTAAATCCCTTTGTTCAGACCAAGGTGTTCTACACGAATTCTGCTCAATCAGCACAATGGCAGCCACCTTG GTCAAGCAGAATAAGTTGAAGAAGACTGTGTCAAAAAAATCACATTCCTGGTGGTGGGATAGCCACGTCAGTCCTAAAAACTCTAGGTGGCTTCAAGAAAATCTCGAAG AGATGGATCAGAATATCAAACGGATGCTGAAACTCATTGAACATGATGCGGATTCGTTTGCTAAAAAGGCCGAAATGTATTACCAGAAGAGGCCAGAACTTATTAATCTCGTTGAGGAGTTCTACCGAATGTACAGGTCATTGGCAGAGCGTTATGATCATGTTACTGGAGAGCTTCGGAAAAGCATTCCCTCGGATCTCCAATCGCAGGGCTCCGGCATCTCAGATATAAGTTCTGAACCACCTTCCACTTTGCCATCTCCTGATCGACGGCCCAGCCGACGAAAATCTGGTACTCGTGCTGCTGGATTTGAGTTTTTTCTTGGGCCTGGTGGAAATGGCACAGACATGTCCAACAAAGAAGGAGATGAATCATCAACCCTGGATTCTGACTCAGAATCAGATGATTCTTCTGTAAACAATTACACAGCAACACACGGTAGTGATGATGACCAAGGTTTGCGTAAGAGGATTATTGAATTGGAGGTAGAGCTCCGTGATGCAAAAGAGAAGTTTTTAATGCTACAGGAGGAGATTTCCGAAGGCTCCCACCGAGGAACCAAAAATGAAAACTCTGAAATTTTGCTGGCTAGACTAGCAGGATATGAGGAAGAGTTGAGGAAAGCAAGGGAGAAGATTAGACTATCTGAGGAACAGATTAACATGTTGAAAGATGAGCTCCAAAAGTACAAGACGATGGAATTCACCAACAGTGTGCATGGTAAGGATGTCTCTGTGCTAGAAGATGCAGTGGTTGTGGAAGACGGTTCCAAGGTGCACAAACAAGAGCTGACAGACCTTCAAGAACCCAATGGTGATTCGGAAACAGTGCACTCAGAAGACAAAATCCACAACCTCAAGAAAGAGTTAAAAATTACGAAAGAGAAGCTTCTTGATTCCGAGAAGGAAGTTGCACGCTTAAGCTTGGAACTTCAGAATAATGGATCGGCTATCCATGGCTTGCAGGATCAGCTAGGATCAGCACAAAAAGATATTTCTACTTGGAAAACCAAACTTGAAAAAGAGAGAAGGGAGGTCTTGAAGCTGCAGGACCGAATTGTGAGGTATAAATCCAATGTATCAGATCGTGATCAAGAAATCAGGAGATTAAGGGAAACAATTTCCAATGCTAACGAGAGCTTATCAGAGGAGAACTCTCAGCTTCGAACTGAAATTACTCGAATGGTGAAGGAAAAGACGTATCTGGAGGATAATCTGAAAGAAATGGATTTACGCTGCCAATCTTTGGAAGAGGATGTCAGACGGATCAAGGTGGGGAAAGCAGAGATGGAAGCTATGCTTGGGGCTGAAATCGACGAATTGAGCGTAGGCATTCTCGAGAAGAGCAGTCACATTGAAGAACTGAATAGAAGTCTTGATACATTTAAGTTGAACTATGAAACATTGAGGGCAGAGAAGGATGCACTTGATGCAAAAATTGTTATGTATGTTGCagaaattagttccaaagaCATCCGCTTTGATGAAATGAACAAGCATTTGCACCAATCGCATGTGCAGCATGTTGAGTTGATTGCTCGAGCTGATGTAGCGCGTAAACAGGCGGAAGAGCTGCAATTAAGAATTAAAGAACTGGAGAGAGAGGTGGGGAGGCAGCGAGAATTAATTTTGGAAGGAGcagaagagaaaagagaggcTATAAGGCAGCTATGCTTCTCACTTGAGCATTATAGGAACGGCTACCATATGCTACGGCAGGCTGTCATAGGGCACAAGCGACTTCCAGTGATGGCATCCTAA